Proteins encoded together in one Miscanthus floridulus cultivar M001 chromosome 16, ASM1932011v1, whole genome shotgun sequence window:
- the LOC136511333 gene encoding uncharacterized protein, translated as MVGFHKTYHAILGHPCYVKFMDVPNYTYLKLKMLGPCNIITICTSFQHAYECEVECCKNIIAIVASKELTAIMKEVAEESPDLKRLIGSFEPMEGAKEVLIDPNGSKGKVVHIGTMLSSE; from the coding sequence atgGTTGGGTTCCAcaaaacctaccatgccatcctaggacatccatgctacgtgaagttcatggacgtccccaactacacctatctaaagctaaagatgctaggaccatGCAACATCATCACCAtttgcacctccttccagcatgcctacgagtgcgaggtcgagtgctgcaaaAACATCATAGCAATCGTCGCCTCTAAGGAGCTCACGGCCATCATGAAGGAGGTTGCTGAAGAATCACCTGACCTCAAGAGGTTGAttgggtcttttgagcctatggagggtgccaaggaggtcctcatagaccccaatgGCTCCAAGGGCAAGGTGGTGCatattggcaccatgctttcctccgaatag